TGAAGGTTGATTCTGTCGGCGTCTTCACACGCTCTGAATCCAATCGAGATCGGAAGACCAGTGTTGGAGGCATAAGGCAGGTCGCAGTGATTGTTGACGTTGCTTTCCATGACGAAGGAGCGGTCTGTGCTGCCATGGGCGGGAAGCGACGCTGGTTTGATCAAACTGGAAACCGTATAGACGCTGGCGTTGTCATCAAGCATCGAACGCGGCACAGTTAGGTGTTGGCTGTCAGCCCGACTTAGCTGCAACGCGCCGCCGCGCACGCCATTTTCTTTGCTCACTTCAGCGCCGCCGTTGAGTTCTCCATCAAGGCGATCGCCCAGTCGTGAGTTGTTTTTTGTGTTGCCGTCGAAACTCCAATAGGCTCGCAAAGCTTTGGCAATGCCGGTTTCAGGCTGAGGTGTGAGTTGGTCGTAGGTGATGGTCTTCGTGAGGTTCTCCTGGCCATCTTTGTCCAGGAACTTGACGGTCAGTACGGGCGGTTCTTTGGTGGTATCGGCCGTCATCTTCAGAAACTGATTCGGTTCGACTCGTGACCACTCAAGATCCTGGTGGTACACATTCAGCGAAGGAATGGTGCTGGTGTGGCCAGGTGAAATGATGAAATCGTGCAGGTCGTAGCCCACACGTTGGGCGTGCATCAGATAGCGAGAAACATGGATGTCACCACCGACCAACACGACACCGGGAATGCGTTCATTCTTGATGAAGTCCAGCAGCGCATCGCGTTCGGCGTAGTAGGTGTACATGTCGTCGGTTTCGCGGTTCTTTTTGTCCTGCCAGATTTGTCCCTGCAACAGGACTTTGAACGGTGCCTTGGACTTGCGGAGGCTTTCCAACAACCACTGCCATTGGTCGTTGCCAAAACACGTCGATTGATCGGGGCTGACAGGTGACGGGCCGGTTTGCGAATACCACCGAGCATCGAGCAGGAACACCTCCATCGCGCCTCGATCTGTTTTCTGGTAGATGCCTGCGTCTCCGGTTCCGTATTGATCCTGAACGCGGTATTCCACAAACGATCGGCGAGTGTTGTCTTTCAACGCGGCGGCACTTTTGCCGTTGCCGTTGTTCTTGCCGAAGTCGTGATCGTCCCAGGTTCCGAGAAGTGAAACGTTTTTACCCAACGCCGCAAGTGGCGGACGCTGAAGCAGGTGGCGATGTTTGTTTCGCAGGTCCACAAGGTCGCCGGTGTCGGCGTACGGCGTGTCGCCACCGAAGCAAAGCAGATCGAGATCATGATTGGCCATCTCCTGCCAAACTGGATCTGTGGCGTCGTTGACACAGGAAATGAAAGCGACGTTCAACACCTGACCGCCGCGTTCCGTTGGCACAGTTGTGAAATGGAAATCAGGCGTGCCACCAGCAACAAGGGTTGCGTTACCGTCTTTTATGTTTTCGATCTGGTATCGGTAAGTGGTGCCGGGATTGAGTCCCGCGACATGAAACTTCGCGACGAAGTCATGCTCAGCTTCGCTGCGGCTTTCAACGGCGGCGACTTTCTTTCCTTGTTCATCGTTAACAGTCAAACGCAGTTCGGCCGCAATATTTCCCGGCCGGTAAAGAAGGTAGGCTTCCGTGGTTTTCAAAGTACCAACATAAGGACCGACCGTGTCCTCTGCGTGCAGTTGAGTTCCGGATGAAAGCAGAAAGACGATCGATAAACCGAGGAATTGTTTCGCCATAGCAGTGGTTTCAGGATTCTCGTTTTAGGCATAAGGAAAACAGGACGGCATTGATAATACAGAAGCGAGGCACGATTTTCGCTTCTGCACATTCTTGAGGATGCCCGGCTGGCCAATGGACGCCGCAATCTAGACTTACCAGTTTTGACCGCGTTGTTCATCAAAGCCATTGAGAAGTGGCAGGTAACTTGGCGGGATCGTTCTCTAGATCTGTCTCGGCGTCAACACGTGAGCCTACGTGATTCTGCCATTCTTAATCAAACATTCAGATTGATGTGACCGCTTTCAGAGTCAGCGTGATGAGCGAAGATTACTCGGCCTGCAGTTTCGGTTCGGCTGCAGAAAGCAATTCGGTCAGCACCAACTTCAATTGGCCTTCTACGCAGCCACCGAACGACCACTTCTGTTCATAGCCGCCTTTGTCCTTGTAGATCTGGTCCGGGCCGATGTACCACATTCCGCAGTCTCCGTAGGCCGCAACAGCTACGAAAGCATTGCTGCGCAATTGTTGAGCGGACAGCTGATAGTCGACGAAAACTTCGCCAGGCAGATGCACCAAACATACATCGCCGATCGTCAGGCAACTGGCTTCGACATCCTGCTGTGCCCTAATGCGTTGGATCCACGCCAGATTCATCGCGGCTTTTAGCTTTGCACTGGATGACGCGTTGCTGTTGAGGATCGATTCGTGTGTGGTCGCGGCAAAGTTCGGGCCAGCGGTGAGTGGGAAATGAAGTACCTTCGTCTGCCAACGTGCGCCGTTTACGGCTTGGCGTTTGAAGGTTTTTACTGAGGCTTCCATCGCTGCATACAGGCGATTTGCAAGAGCTTCGCGGTCTTCTGTCGTGCCGGAGTTGTACTTTCCCATTGCGATGTCGCCGCCACATCCGGTGAAGTAGATCTGGAAGACGCCAGTTTCCTTCTGCAATCGTTCTCGAGCAATCCCGGGCACGTCCGGTGTGATGTTACCGCCGGAACTTGTTTGCGGGTGCGTCGCGTAGTAACTCAGATGAGCAATTTCTTGTTCGTTTTCATACAGTGCGACAGAACGCAGCCAGGGATCAATCGTGCCTTCGGGCGCCGACTGTAAACCGGCGTCTGTCGTGCTGCTCATCCGTGCCACGACAGAACCATCGGGCTGCCTGAGTCGTCGTGACGAAGCAACGCGATCGACTTTGGCCTTCGACGTACCCACATGCGTCAACGACCGAAAGTTCGATGTGGCGTCACTCACCGCGCGGGCAATTTTTTCGGCCGTCAGCGTTTCAAACTCCGCGCGGCGGTCGATTTGGTCACGTTGGTCGCGATACAGAATCCGTCGTGCGTTGGCGTCCAGGACGGGGGCCGTGTGTTGATGCAGCGATTGCACTGCCACGTTTTGAGGCGTGGTGTTCGCGGCGGCTGCGATTTTGTTGCGGAAGAGTTCGTAGGAATCATTGCACAAGCCGCAATAATCAATCGCGCAGATCACAAACGTACCGCTGTCGCTTTTTAGTACGAATCCTTTGGCCAGCAGCGGTTGCTCAACTTCGACAAACTGCTTCACAAACCCAATGCCGATGCCATCACCCAAAGGCGGCGTGACGTCAGTGCTGAACACAGCGACCTTCAGTTCCGCGGCACAGGCGGGCGACCAGACCAACGTCGCAAAATTTGCGATGAGAAACAAAATAATGGGCAGCGTGTGTCGACTAACCTTCATGAAAGTGATCCGGCGGATGGGGGCGTCTGAGGAAGCATCCAGCATCGTCGGCGGTTGTACACTCATGGTCAACCCAGCGAGTGAGCGGCGTCGTCGTCGACGGGGCGCGGCAGATTCAATCGCGTTACTGCAGGTTTTGGGTTTGAGGGGGATTGCCGCGTTCCTCGTGATCTGCTCAAGACCGGCTTCGAGGTATCGCGCGCAGACCCGCGGCGGTTTCGCATTTCGGTGCCGTCGCCAGCGAAATGCTGGCTGTTGTTATTCCTGAAGAATCTAAGTAATCTCCTTCCCGCCAACGAGAAGTCTGTGTCCCGCCGGCGTTTTATATTTTGCTGTAAGAGGTTTGTGAATTGTGGCCGAATCGACTTTGGATGCGCCGCCCATCGAACATCACACGCGATTGGGAGAACTCGCCTCAACAGCCATTTGTGGCAACGACATCACGTCTTCGTGTTTGTACGTGTCGGCTCTGGCCATCGTGTACGCCGGAAAGCTCGCCCCGATCTCCCTGCTGATGGTGGCGGGGGTGCTGTTTCTGTTCCGCAAAATCTACGCCGAAGTTGTCGGTGCGCTGCCGTTGAACGGCGGGGCTTACAACGCGTTGCTGAACACGACCAGCAAGCGAGCCGCTTCAGTCGCAGCGTGTTTGACGGTTTTGTCTTACATGGCGACAGCCGTTATTTCTGCGCTGGAAGGGATGCACTACGTCCACAATCTGTGGCACGGCCTGGATGTGATGATAGGCACCATCGCGCTGCTGGCTTTTTTTATGGTTCTGACAATCATTGGAATCACAGAATCGGCTGTGGTTGCGATCGGAATTTTTATTACTCATTTGGTCACGCTCACACTGCTGCTGGTTGTCGGGATTGTGTTCGTCTTTTCCAATGGCGGCGATCACGACGACGGCGGCCTGGCGACGGCGCGGCAGAACTTTGCGGAACCGCTACCGGCCGCACCAGGAACCAATGACGAGTTTGCTGATATTTCCAGCGACGAAGAATCCAGCGAATCCGGTTCGCTGTGGCTGGCGTTGTTCTTCGGCTTTTCGGTCTCCATGCTGGGCATTTCCGGCTTCGAAAGTTCGTCCAACTTTGTGGAAGAGCAGAAGGATGGCGTCTTCCCGAAGACACTTCGCAACATGTGGATTGCGGTGTCTTTCTTCAATCCGTTGATGGCGCTGTTGGCTTTGACCGTGCTGAGCATGGTTGAAGTCGACAAGAACCAAACGGCTCTGCTGGCGCACATGGGCCAGGTGGTTGGTGGTGACTGGCTAAGGATTTTGATTTCTGTTGACGCGGCTTTGGTTTTGAGTGGTGCGGTGCTGACCAGCTTTGTTGGTGTCACGGGACTCGTCCATCGCATGACGCTCGACCGCTGCCTGCCGCAGTTTCTGTTAAAAACCAACCGACGCGGCACAACTCACCGCATTATCGTGGCGTTCTTTTTGTTGTGCGTGTCCGTGCTGTTTATCACCCACAATGGCGTGCCCGATGGC
This DNA window, taken from Fuerstiella marisgermanici, encodes the following:
- a CDS encoding APC family permease, whose translation is MAESTLDAPPIEHHTRLGELASTAICGNDITSSCLYVSALAIVYAGKLAPISLLMVAGVLFLFRKIYAEVVGALPLNGGAYNALLNTTSKRAASVAACLTVLSYMATAVISALEGMHYVHNLWHGLDVMIGTIALLAFFMVLTIIGITESAVVAIGIFITHLVTLTLLLVVGIVFVFSNGGDHDDGGLATARQNFAEPLPAAPGTNDEFADISSDEESSESGSLWLALFFGFSVSMLGISGFESSSNFVEEQKDGVFPKTLRNMWIAVSFFNPLMALLALTVLSMVEVDKNQTALLAHMGQVVGGDWLRILISVDAALVLSGAVLTSFVGVTGLVHRMTLDRCLPQFLLKTNRRGTTHRIIVAFFLLCVSVLFITHNGVPDGTAKSIGDAMAQAPPPTDETSPDLVRRSVNRAVLSMHEDSFSDESRRLFMLLSKDDRSKLPTLSREDLDEKLKMAGENAQIKKLAGIYTISFLSVMALFGLGNVLLKIKRGNLPRPAQARWVSVLVAIGAVLAALIGNALIDSDYVFTFLQYFVPAMLGIIVMLARITLLKGFLSMLRSLTASIVGPMTRLARWVREKIDEINAQQIVFFTRGDNIANLNNALLYVRQNEHTNRLKIVTVTNDKVHLPENLAKELEFLDKAYPEIDVEFVNLEGKFSPQLIQKLSDEWKIPKNLMFIGSPGGRLPYDLAELGGVRLII
- a CDS encoding alkaline phosphatase D family protein, with the protein product MAKQFLGLSIVFLLSSGTQLHAEDTVGPYVGTLKTTEAYLLYRPGNIAAELRLTVNDEQGKKVAAVESRSEAEHDFVAKFHVAGLNPGTTYRYQIENIKDGNATLVAGGTPDFHFTTVPTERGGQVLNVAFISCVNDATDPVWQEMANHDLDLLCFGGDTPYADTGDLVDLRNKHRHLLQRPPLAALGKNVSLLGTWDDHDFGKNNGNGKSAAALKDNTRRSFVEYRVQDQYGTGDAGIYQKTDRGAMEVFLLDARWYSQTGPSPVSPDQSTCFGNDQWQWLLESLRKSKAPFKVLLQGQIWQDKKNRETDDMYTYYAERDALLDFIKNERIPGVVLVGGDIHVSRYLMHAQRVGYDLHDFIISPGHTSTIPSLNVYHQDLEWSRVEPNQFLKMTADTTKEPPVLTVKFLDKDGQENLTKTITYDQLTPQPETGIAKALRAYWSFDGNTKNNSRLGDRLDGELNGGAEVSKENGVRGGALQLSRADSQHLTVPRSMLDDNASVYTVSSLIKPASLPAHGSTDRSFVMESNVNNHCDLPYASNTGLPISIGFRACEDADRINLQLYTETLVPQPVGSERPPGTKVQGGFDHLMHRSQLSDWTHVAVTFDSSQLQLFVNGKLAGTHKLPISAPIAETGGLVIGGHRAGTGRNFDGMIDEVAIWNRVLAESEIAAIYSNGTPPAVREN